Within the Acinetobacter radioresistens DSM 6976 = NBRC 102413 = CIP 103788 genome, the region CGTACTTATCGTTAAGGCTGATGCCATAGTTTTACTGATATCAAAACCAAATAACGCAGCCAAATATCCACGTTTTTTGTCCTGCACAAAATTATTCGTAGCATTTGATTCATATAAATCCTTAGCCACTAAAAGGTTTAAATCTCCTTTTTTAACTGTAGTTGCACTTGATTCAGCACCTGAAATTGTAATCTTAGCGCGATCTGTATAGATTTTTCTTTCCACAAAAGGAGAAATCGTTCTGCCTAATTTAACTTTACTTAAAGTACCACCCAACTTAACTCGAATCGTCTCTGCATTTGCTCCACTCCCTTTCGTAATTTCTTTGATGATTGCAGGGTCAGCCCAAAAATCGTAGACATCATCTGCTAGAATGCCTTCTTTACTCATGACAGCCTTATTATCTCGATCTTTAAGAACCCCTGTTTCTGAGGAGAATTTTTTTACATTCCCCATCCAGCTGACTGCTGTACTGGCTGGCTGCGGATCAAACTGAGGAAAATATACCCAAGGCTGGATCATTTGTGTATCAAGGTTATCTACTGGAATTGTAGCTGTACCTGTAGTGACTGAAGGAATATTTGTAGCTAATACTTGTAGAAACTGGTTAACACTATTAACAACTGATGCTGAATCACTGCCTCTATAAAATCCGCCTTTGCCTAAAGCACCCCATGCTTGAGCATCCAGAATATCATTCTTAGTATTCCCTGTTGGGGTGGCTTGATCCATGGTACTACCAAACCCGACCACTGCTGTTTTAATAGAAACTTTTAGAGGGTTTTTCTCAGGATCAAGCAAGGCTTTTGTATATTCTCCAATACAAGTCCAGTTATTGGTATTATTTTCAGAATTATAATAAGAACCCCTTCCACCTAAAGAGGCAGTGGAGCAACTAAAAGATGAGCCATTAGTTCCTAAACTTTTTTTCATTATATTCAGGGAAGAGGCATTTTTTCCATACTCAGGTACACCATCAGTTAGGAAATAAATACCATAGCCCGAACATTGTGAAGTATCAATACTGGCAGTTGGCATCGTTTCAGGTGCTTTATACTTTCCGCTATTTTTGACATCTGAAACAGCTGCATTGTAACCGCTATTATCTACCCCGGCTGTGGTTTCACCTAGCATATAAGCACCAGCTTCTGCATAGGCAAAAGCAGTGGGTGTTCCACCATGTGCATTTATATTATCTATTATTTTTAATAATCTACTGCGATGAGTTTCCTTTACGCTACCTGACGCAGAAGATTTTAAAAAGTAAACTGTTGTTCTTTTTTCTTGTAAACAGTTTATGATACTAAATGAACACTCTGTTTGCTCTTCGGAAATACTATATGAAGTACCTTCTATAGTTTTTGAATAATTTTTCCAACTCTTACATATACCTTTATCATCCCAATTATCACACTCTTGTTTTGAATCCTGTGACCATCGATTCCAGTCTAAGCAACCAAACACGTAACAAATTCGAGATCTTTTATCGACAGTTTTAAATACCTCCTTATCTAGCTCTGAAGTATAGGTATAAATATCCCCTAACCTTTTTGCCCCTATTTGAATACGTCCCGTCCCATCATTATTTGAAGCTGTACCACTAAATACACCTAGTCCCACATATAAATTATCATCTAATTTTTGAATATTTTTTGCAGGATTTCCATTCAGCAAATCTTTCATTCCAGTTTTTAAATAGTCTAATCGAGACACATCCCCTGATTGACATTTATAATCTGTTGATGCGCGATTATCACAGTAAGCCATACTACCAGACACGTCGAGCATAAACATTAAAGTAGTTTTAGAAGTTTGGGCAGGTTTATATAGTTCAATATCACTTGCACTCACCGCACCACAGACCAAACTAGTCAATCCTGCGGCCCATGCTGTTACTATCGATTTTTTAAATTTAATTTTCATAGTCACCCCCCCTGCTTCGCATAACTAACGACTGCATAGTCCATCACCTGCTGGCTATACGGTATACCCAAATCACTAAAACACTTTGTCACAGTATTTTTATCTGAATATCCTGGAATTTTTTCATTCATATTATTTTCAAAACACGCATTTACTTTATCTACATCCCAATCTTGGGTTGCAGCACCTGGCAATACTGAAGTTACTATAATTCGTACAGGTTGAACTTGATCTAATTGAACGGTTGTTGTGTCTACCCCTATAGGAAAGAATTTAAATGGGACATCAGTATTAAGACTAGCTTTTTTAACTGCAATTTGAGTAATCACTGCATCTCGTTTAGAGGTAAAAAAGTTAGAACTGTACTTACAAAATCCCTCAGATCCTAGTTCTCTATTTTTAATACTGATTTCTTTTTTACCATCTACTTCTTTCTCTTCCCAAGAAATAATACTTGTTCTTGATAAAGAGAACATTGTTGAAGCTGTCTTAGGTCTATAGCAGAATACAACTTCTTTATTTAAAAATTGATCTGATTTTACTAGCCCCAGCATTCCTAAGGAACTTAAATTTCTTTGAAGTATAGTATTATCCTTATTATCCCGTTCAATCGCAAAAAAAGCCGCATCACTATTTTGCTGCAAAAGCACCTGAATCTGGCTATTAGTCGCAATACTTAAACCAGTTAAACTTTGTTTGATCGCTAAAGCACCAATAATAGTTACAAGCAATAGAACAAACATGACTACAATGAATGCAGCACCGTTCTGATATTTATATTTCATCATAGCTCCTCCATAAGCCCATAACCATTACGAAGTGCTATAGTCTGAGTAATGACTTCTCGAAGATATTTTTTATCAGCATCCTTTATTTCGACTTCTTTATTAAAAATATTAAATTTAGTACGTATAGTTTCATTATTATTTACTGCTTCATAACTGCGAGATAAAATTGCAAGTTGGATAGACATAATTCTTGGTCTTGGATCTGCATTTTTAGTAAGCTTATTTCCTTCTCCCATATAGTCTTCTACTGACAAATAACGATACTCATCTTTATCATTTTCTTTAATTCCAAGAAGAAACTTAAAATGATCGACACGTCTGATAATAATTTGCCCATTATCACCGAAATTAGTAATACTGGGAGCAGGAGTTGCGAGTAAAGCTTGATAACGTCCCGCATCACAAGCTAATGCGTAACCCTCTCCATCTTTTCGTAAAAAATACCGTTGGACAATAAATGTTCCACGATTAATTTCTTCCTGCTCAATCTTATTGCCCTCACAATCAAAAGTATCTGGCTCATAGGCGCGATACTGAATAACTAATTGATCACTTGTACCTGCAGCTGAGGTATGAATACCTGTTCTAGAGACTAAATTCAAACCGCTATTGCTTTTCAAATGAGATGGAAAATTCATGGGTTGAGCCGCCAGCTCCTCTTCTGTTAAACCGGTATAACTACTCCTACTGGTTAAAACAATACCGCCATAATTATTTCTATCATTAATAACTGATTGATTGGCATCCAAATTTGCTAATTTAATATCTCGGATAATATAATTTAGTCCAAAATTACCATTATCTTGTAACTCAGACATAGATTTTTGAATGTTATAGTTTAAAGTACTGATTAATAAAACTTGCAAAGCCGCAGCAGCTACTATTATTCCAATTAACAGAGTAACTAATAATTCAACAAGAGACATACCTTGAATACTTTTTTTCATTAGTAGGTCTCCATCACCACACATTTAGAATTAGATTGATAGCTTCCATCTTTTGTACAATCATTTTTATCTGTGCCATTTTTTGGGTTAGTTTCATCCCAAGCGACATAAATACAATAACGCTCACGTGTTAGACCATCGCAAGGTTCAAAAGCAATCTGCATACCGATTTCCGAAGCTTTTGTTTTTACTTGCCTAATATCTTCTAGCGCTAAATTTCGGTAATCACATTTTTTTTCTTTAAAACAATTTTCATAAGGCCTGCCTGAGCTAGTCCGAAATGCATCTTCATAAGAATTTAATTTTTCTTTTCCTGTTTTATCTGCTCTATCTACTTCAATATTCTTAGACAAACCTTGTTGATTAGCACGAATTTTCTCTGCTAAATCTCGTGCAAGATTAGTTCCCTGTATACGCTTAGTTGCTTCAACAGAGGCTTCTAGCGCCCTTACTTGTAATATAGAATAACCAAGAATTGCTATTGCCAGAATAATTAAAGCAACTAAAACCTCTATTAAGCCCATGCCCTTTTGGTTAATGATCATGTGCATTCACTTCCTAAACCTGAGTTAGGCAAAACTTCTACGCGACCAAATCCAGTCAATCGCAAAAACTGTTCAGCCTTATTATTTCTTACTGATATTAAAATATGTCCTTGAAGGTCTTTAACGTTTCCTTGAATATTAAAACTTATAGTTTCTAAATTTTCTTGTTTTTCTTTTAATATTTTGTCTCTACATTCTGCTGTATAAAATTTAATTTCAGTTTTTTCATTATTACTATTCCAATAAATATGCTGACTATCAGACTGACCATCTTTCTTCAAATAAACAGTAACTGGCTTTCTATAAATTGCAGAGTTTGAGCGAGCTATAGTTAATATACTTGCTAAATCTCTAACCGTTTTTTGCACTTGTCTATTTTCTTGCATGGCAGAAAAATTCGGAGCTGCAATCATCGCAATAATCGCCATCACTGCAATCGTGACCATCAATTCAACCAACGTAAAACCGCGCTTGAGTTGCATGATCGCCTCCTGTCAAAATTTTGACGCCTTTTAAATAATACAGTTTACATTAACAGAACATATACAGAACAGATAAAGGGTATAAAAAAACAGATAACCGTTATTTAACAACTATCTGTTTTAAAACTTTAAAAGCTAATAAAAATTTATATTTAAGCTTGGGTTACAGGAATTCTTAATTCTTTAGGCAGGCTAAAAGTAATATTTTCTTCACAGCCTGAAAGTTCCTGCGGTGCTTGGGCTCCCCAATCCTGCAGGCGCTGAATTACCTGTTTGATTAAAATTTCTGGCGCAGATGCTCCAGCGGTTACACCAATTTTGGTAGTTTGTCTAAACCAGCCATGTTCCAGCTGATCAGCATTATCTACCAAATAGGCTGTCTTACCCATACGTTCTGCCAATTCACGTAATCGGTTAGAATTAGAAGAATTGGGGGAACCCACTACTAGTACAACATCACATTGCTTCGAGAGATCACGCACTGCATCTTGGCGGTTCTGTGTGGCATAACAAATATCATCTTTGCGTGGTCCCTGAATATGAGGAAATTTCTTACGCAATGCATCAATCACTTTAGCCGTATCATCAATAGATAAGGTCGTCTGGGTAACAAAAGCAACTTTTTCAGGATTACGCACAATTAAGGCCTCAACATCCTGTTCATCTTCAACCAGATAAATATCGCCACCTTGGCTTTTATCGTACTGCCCCATAGTTCCCTCAACTTCCGGATGACCTTGATGCCCGATCAGAATTGCTTCTATACCTTCACGTGCATACTTGGTTACCTCAATATGAACTTTAGTCACTAAGGGACAAGTTGCATCAAATACTTTCAGACCACGACGTTCAGCTTCCAGCTGGACTGCCTTTGAAACTCCATGAGCACTAAAAATAACAATATTATCGTCTGGTACTTCATCCAGTTCATCAACAAAGATGGCACCACGCTGCCGCAGATCATCTACTACAAATTTGTTATGTACCACCTCGTGACGAACATAAATGGGCGGGTTAAAGCATTCAAGTGCACGGTTGACGATCGCAATGGCTCGGTCTACACCTGCACAGAACCCGCGTGGATTGGCCAATACAATTTCCATAAGATCCTCAATGTTCACTTAAACGGCTGAATATTTTTGTCAGAACCCGCCAACTATTTCAGCTCAACTATTTAGTTTAGGCGCGCTCTGCTCTAAAATAGAGAAGATATTTTATCATATCAGGAAAAATATCATGTCGGGTCTATTGTTTGTCGTTTCTGCTGCGTCAGGAACAGGCAAAACATCTCTTGTTAAAGCCCTTCTTGAACGTGTCAGCAATTTGCATGTATCTGTTTCCCATACAACTCGTGGTCAGCGTCCCGGCGAGCTGAATGGCGTACACTATCATTTTACCAGTAAAGAAGAATTTCTGGCCCAAGTTGAAGAGGGCGGTTTTGTAGAATATGCAGAAGTTTTTGGTAATTATTATGGAACATCACAGGCCACCGTAAAAGAACAACTGGTTAAAGGACATGATGTTTTACTTGAGATTGACTGGCAAGGTGCCGAGCAGGTTCGCAAGATTTTTCCTGATTCCAGACAGATTTTTATTCTACCGCCAAGTCAGTTTGATTTGCGTCAGCGTTTATCTAACCGCGGTACTGACAGTGTTGAGGTAATTGAACACCGCCTGAGCTGTGCGGTTGAAGACATGCAGCAGTATGTCAATTTTGATTATTTAATCATTAATGATGATTTCAATAAAGCCTTGCACGATCTTGAGTCTGTAATCAATGCTAACCGCCTTACCATGGTCCAGCAAGCTAATCGTCATCAAGGCCTGATCGAAAAACTCATCAGCCCGGTAAGTGAATAAACTTGAGTCAAGCCTAAAAGCATTTTATACTGTGCAGTCTAGCCCAGATTTTATATTGAAATAAACGAGAACTCTTATGGCACGCGTAACCGTTGAAGATTGTTTAGACCATGTAGACAACCGCTTTGAGCTTGTACTAGTGGCAAGCAAGCGCGCGCGTCAACTTGCACGACAAGGCATTGAGCCTACTGTTGAATGGGACAATGACAAACCGACTGTAGTTGCTTTACGTGAAATTGCAGCTGGTCACGTTTCTAAAGACATCCTGAAACAGCGTGATCAGGATTATCAGACTTCTAGCCTTGACTTGGCCTTGTCTGCGAATAATCTGAATCTTGAAGGTTTCTCTTTTCAATAAGACCAAGCTTCTCTAAAAAGGCCTAGTTCAATACTAGGCCTTTTTATTCCAAGGGAATTGAATGTTTTAAAAATCGGCAAAAACAATAGGTCTGATTGAAAAAAATTGCTATTTTTTGCCTGTAAAAAATTGACAAGTGAAGCAATATGATTTTCATTAGAAGATTGTTAAATTTAACTGAAAACTATCAGTAAAGGGTGATTTATGCCAGGCGAAGAGGTCAGCCAAGCCAGATTACAGCTCAAAATGATTATCGATGCGTATTTAAGTCCAGACGACGTCGAGCGTGTACTTGCGGCCTGTGATTTTGCTGATCTTGCACACACCGGCATTACCCGTAAAAGTGGTGAGCCCTATATACTGCATCCGATTGCTGTGACCTGTATTCTGGCGCATATGCGTCTTGACAGTGAAACACTGATGGCTGCCTTGATGCACGACGTGGTAGAAGATACCGATTTTTCGAAAGAAGATATTAAAGAAAAATTTGGTCCTGTAGTTGCCGAGCTGGTAGATGGTGTTACCAAGCTAACGCATTCCAGTGACAAACAATATAATAAGGCTGCGTCTTTCCGCAAAATTTTGCAGGCAACTTTACAAGACCCGCGTGTCATTATTATTAAACTGGCTGACCGCTACCATAATATGACTACACTGGATGCCTTACGCCCTGACAAGCGTGCGCGTATTGCCCAAGAAACCTTTGATATATTTGTACCTATGGCGCGTATTGTGGGTATGAACGAGATGGCTGATAACCTTGAGCATTTGTGTTATCAGAATCTTGACCTTGATATGTTTGATAATGTTCAGGAAGCACTCAAACAGACCAAGCCAAAACGTTGCCAGTTTCAGGCAATATGGGAACAGAAGCTTGGAGAGCTGTTAAAAGCTTATCATCTTGAAGGGCGAATTAAGAAGAAAGATAACAACATTGAACTATTACGACATTTTGTTAAAAATGAGATGAATCTGCAAGAGCTAACCCATAGCCATGCATTCGAGATTATTTTGCAAAGTATTGCTGACTGTGATCGCCTGGTTGAGGCTTTAGAGCAGAATTTTCAGGTTTTACAGTTTGAAGACCATATCCGTCGTCCCCTGCCCGGTGGTAATCAATCGCTTCTGATGAAACTTAAGGGCGAACAGACTACCTTGTCTTTAACTATTCAGACTGAACTGATGCGTAAGGCCGCGCGCTTTGGTGTGGTATTAGGTGAAAGTGCACCACAAGCTTGCCGCTCGGCTATTCAGGCTTCTATGCAAAATCTGAATACGCTAATTGATGGCGAATGTGCTAAAACCACTTTTAATGATTTACTGGATTATCTGCATCAGGAAAAAATCTGGGTTTATACCCCACACGGTCATCTGCATGAACTTCCTCAAGGTGCTACCGTGGTTGACTTTGCCTATGCAGCCAGCTTGTTTTTAGGTAACCATGCCGTTGGTGCCAAAATTAATGGAGAAATACGACCGCTTTCTACCCCTCTGGTCAGTGGACAGGTGGTTGAGATTATTACAGATGTATTGGCAACTCCAAATCCAGACTGGCTCAGCTTTATCAACACACAAAAAGCACGTCGTGCCTTACAGAATATTTTAAAAGATCAGGATATTGATGAGCAGCGTTTAGTAGGTCAGCAAGCTTTGAATCGGGCATTGAAGATGTTCAATCGCTCAATAAAAGATTTGTCTGATGCTGATTGGGTTGATCTTTTGCAATGGCGCCATATTGAACATAAAGAAAGTCTGTTTGAACAAATCGCAGTAGGTGATCTGCTGCCGCAACTGGTTGCTAATCACCTTTATGCTCAGGAACAGGCTGATGAAGAATATAATTCACAACGCCTAATACAAGGCACAGATGGCGTAGATGTGAAATATGCGCACTGTTGCAACCCGGTCTTGGGTGATCCGATTCAGGGCCATCTGTCACGCCGTGGCTTAATTGTACATCGGGCCCGTTGTAATAATTTAATGCATGAACAGCATCTGCATCCGGAAACGATCATGCCGCTACACTGGAATTCAGAAAGTGAGGAAGAAGTCAGTTTCACTGCTTATCTGTGTATCGATATGGCAATGGATGACGAGCAGATTTCTGACTTGATCTATCAATGTCGTAAAGCCAAGACCGGAGTGGAAATGGTTCAATCACAGGATGACCGGACTTATGTCAACATCGTAGTCAATAACCGTCGTCAGATTGCCCAAATCATTCGCGATTTACGCATGCATTTTGGTTTTCCACGTATTAGCCGTTTGTCTATGCCAGTTGCTTTGGTCCAGAATGCCAGTTAAATCAAGTTGATCAGTTATATCGATTAGTACTTTTGTCACTGCCTAGCATGGTTTATGATCAGACAGGTTAAAAATCAAGGAGAAATCGATGTCCCGCCAAGTGATTCATACTGAAAATGCTCCAGCTGCTATTGGTACCTACTCTCAGGCTATTTTAGTTGGTGAAACACTTTACCTGTCTGGTCAGATTGGTTTAGACCCTTACAGTATGGAGCTGGTCGATGGCATCGAAGCACAGGTTCGCCGCGTCTTTGATAATTTAAAAGCTGTATGTGAAGCTGCTGGCGGCACATTGGCTGATATTGCCAAACTCAATATTTACCTGACTGATCTTTCCCATTTCCAGCTGGTTAACCAGATTATGGGTGAATATTTTGCTCAGCCCTATCCGGCGCGTGCTGCTTTAGGTGTAGCAAGCTTACCTAAAGGAGCTCTGGTTGAGATGGACGGTATCGTTATTATTAATCAATAATTTATAAAATTTATCAGATCTTTAATCTTAAATAATCAAATCTAAATCATGAATCACTTTGTGCGGTAATCTATGTAATACCCAGATTTCCGCTCAGGTGATATTTTTTTATTCAAAAAGCCAATTAAAAAAATAGCCTTTTTAAATGAATTTCATTGACAAACGATAATAATTATCAATAATATCACTTATCCCGTTTATATTACTGTGGTTAGCGCCGATATGTACGTTTGCCTGTGCCGTGGAATTACTGATCAAGATATCAAAGATGCTGTTGCCAATGGTGCAGAAAGCTATCGTGAAATTCGTGATTTACTTGACCTAGGAACCTGCTGTGGTCGCTGTGCTCCAGAAGCACGTAGTATTATTAGTGATGAACTGTCCAAAATTGCAGCACGTATTTCTGTAGCAGCTTAAGTCCCGAAATATAATGACAATAAAGATTCTTCTTGCATAAATTAAGGTTCAGCTTCAAGTTTCTTGTGAAGAGAATTAAAAGATGTATGCAAGAACTCTCTCATGATCAATCGATCATCTCCTCCTCCCCGCTCGTGATTCCAAGCGGGTTTTTATTCTCTACCATAAAAGCTGCTGTGTTTCTGATTGCGATTTTCATTTGCTGTTCTATAAATTACTCGCCATTCATGGATGGGTTCGCTAAGATAACTCTATAGATTGCCTTATATCTTTCATAAGGCAGAAATTGTTTATGGAGAACTTACAATGAAAGGCAATCGTGATGTAATCAATCAGCTCAACCAAGTGCTTTATCATCAACTGACCGCTATTAACCAGTACTTTTTACATTCCCGTATGTTCAATGATTGGGGGATTGAAAAGCTGGGTTCAGCCGAGTACAAAGAGTCTATTCACCAGATGAAGCATGCCGATAAAGTCATTGAACGGATTTTATTTTTAGAAGGATTGCCGAATTTGCAGCACCTTGGTAAGCTGTATATTGGCCAGCATACTGAAGAGGTTCTCTCTTGTGATGTGCGTAAGGTAAAAGAGAATATTGAAGCCTTACAAAAAGCTGTGTTGTTATCTGAGCAGCTTATGGATTATGTAACCCGTGATATGGTACAAGAAATTCTAGAATCTGAAGAAGAGTATTGGGACTGGTTAGAAACCCAGCAGGATTTAATTCAAAATGTGGGAATTAAGAACTATATTCAGAGTCAGATGTAAGAGCACAGCCAGCGTTTAGCTGGCTTTAATTTATCAGCCGATATAATAAAAGCAACAGACTGACAGCTATAGCTTTTTAAAAATAATACCTATTCACGCCGCCAGAGCAGACTTGCCTGATTTAATTTAATAGTCTCAACTTATTTAAATAGAGAGAATTAGCCTTACCTTGCTGGTTAGGAGTGGGTATAGACTCTATAACTCAGATTACGGCTCTATTGAAAAAAATTATGATTTAACATTGTATAAAAAACGCACCTTTTTGGATGCGTTTTTTGAATCAAGTTAAATAATTATTCCAATTAAATTACTCAGTGGTTGGAGCTAAAAGTTTGCAAGTAGCAGTTTTAGTACTACATTCAGTAATTTGTATTTTACTGGTACTGCCTCTAACTAATGGATCAAACTTTAGGGTAGCATCATTTAATGTTTTCTCTGCAGTTAAAGCAGTGACTGAGGCTGTTGTATTAGTACCACCACCATTACAGGCTGCAGCAGCATATGTATTTACCAATTTACCTTCAGAAGCCATCTCTGCAACTGCCGCTTTAACTGCTGCGGTCGCTTCCCCTAAACAGGCAGTATTCGCAGATTTTTGCGTATAATTCTGATAGGCAGGTAATGCAATTGCTGCCAAAATACCAATGATCGCTACCACGATCATGAGTTCGATTCATTCCATAAGTCACTTTGTATGGACACGCTCCAAACTATTGAATTCTATTGATTTACTCCATTTTATATTTTGTCCATATAGACATGCTTTTATAACGACAAATTTTTCAAGTTTGTCCATATCCTCAAAAAATGCGTAAAGTGTTAAAAACGTGTTTTAGTCCGCCTAATTAAAAATGAGCAATCTCCAAAAGAGACTTTTTGTATTCATACCGACCTTAAAAATTTTATGTTTGTTATGCGTCATGCGAAATATAAAAAATTTTATGCTCAAAAACAGATGAACGATGACCAACAATGAATGTATAGAAATACATCTAGAAGCTGAAACAAAGCAATTAGCAGAACGAACTGCCGCTACTCTGGGTTACGCTACACTCACCGAGTTTTTTATTTATTTAATTCAAAATCACGCACCACAAATTTTGCATGAACACACTCATATTCAGTTAAGTCATACTCAGTTCAAGTAATTTATCGAAGCATGTCGTACTCAAAATACAGTTCCTGCCCGATTAAAACAGGCTGCCCAGCTTTTAGATAAAGAAAATTTTTAAGGAGCAGAAATGAAAGTCATTACATGTGCTGAGCTGCAAGACAATTTAGCGGATATACTCGATTACGTTATAGACG harbors:
- the pilV gene encoding type IV pilus modification protein PilV, whose product is MIINQKGMGLIEVLVALIILAIAILGYSILQVRALEASVEATKRIQGTNLARDLAEKIRANQQGLSKNIEVDRADKTGKEKLNSYEDAFRTSSGRPYENCFKEKKCDYRNLALEDIRQVKTKASEIGMQIAFEPCDGLTRERYCIYVAWDETNPKNGTDKNDCTKDGSYQSNSKCVVMETY
- a CDS encoding pilus assembly PilX family protein: MKYKYQNGAAFIVVMFVLLLVTIIGALAIKQSLTGLSIATNSQIQVLLQQNSDAAFFAIERDNKDNTILQRNLSSLGMLGLVKSDQFLNKEVVFCYRPKTASTMFSLSRTSIISWEEKEVDGKKEISIKNRELGSEGFCKYSSNFFTSKRDAVITQIAVKKASLNTDVPFKFFPIGVDTTTVQLDQVQPVRIIVTSVLPGAATQDWDVDKVNACFENNMNEKIPGYSDKNTVTKCFSDLGIPYSQQVMDYAVVSYAKQGG
- a CDS encoding PilW family protein, giving the protein MKKSIQGMSLVELLVTLLIGIIVAAAALQVLLISTLNYNIQKSMSELQDNGNFGLNYIIRDIKLANLDANQSVINDRNNYGGIVLTSRSSYTGLTEEELAAQPMNFPSHLKSNSGLNLVSRTGIHTSAAGTSDQLVIQYRAYEPDTFDCEGNKIEQEEINRGTFIVQRYFLRKDGEGYALACDAGRYQALLATPAPSITNFGDNGQIIIRRVDHFKFLLGIKENDKDEYRYLSVEDYMGEGNKLTKNADPRPRIMSIQLAILSRSYEAVNNNETIRTKFNIFNKEVEIKDADKKYLREVITQTIALRNGYGLMEEL
- the ispH gene encoding 4-hydroxy-3-methylbut-2-enyl diphosphate reductase; amino-acid sequence: MEIVLANPRGFCAGVDRAIAIVNRALECFNPPIYVRHEVVHNKFVVDDLRQRGAIFVDELDEVPDDNIVIFSAHGVSKAVQLEAERRGLKVFDATCPLVTKVHIEVTKYAREGIEAILIGHQGHPEVEGTMGQYDKSQGGDIYLVEDEQDVEALIVRNPEKVAFVTQTTLSIDDTAKVIDALRKKFPHIQGPRKDDICYATQNRQDAVRDLSKQCDVVLVVGSPNSSNSNRLRELAERMGKTAYLVDNADQLEHGWFRQTTKIGVTAGASAPEILIKQVIQRLQDWGAQAPQELSGCEENITFSLPKELRIPVTQA
- the rpoZ gene encoding DNA-directed RNA polymerase subunit omega — protein: MARVTVEDCLDHVDNRFELVLVASKRARQLARQGIEPTVEWDNDKPTVVALREIAAGHVSKDILKQRDQDYQTSSLDLALSANNLNLEGFSFQ
- a CDS encoding prepilin-type N-terminal cleavage/methylation domain-containing protein, translating into MQLKRGFTLVELMVTIAVMAIIAMIAAPNFSAMQENRQVQKTVRDLASILTIARSNSAIYRKPVTVYLKKDGQSDSQHIYWNSNNEKTEIKFYTAECRDKILKEKQENLETISFNIQGNVKDLQGHILISVRNNKAEQFLRLTGFGRVEVLPNSGLGSECT
- a CDS encoding PilC/PilY family type IV pilus protein; this translates as MKIKFKKSIVTAWAAGLTSLVCGAVSASDIELYKPAQTSKTTLMFMLDVSGSMAYCDNRASTDYKCQSGDVSRLDYLKTGMKDLLNGNPAKNIQKLDDNLYVGLGVFSGTASNNDGTGRIQIGAKRLGDIYTYTSELDKEVFKTVDKRSRICYVFGCLDWNRWSQDSKQECDNWDDKGICKSWKNYSKTIEGTSYSISEEQTECSFSIINCLQEKRTTVYFLKSSASGSVKETHRSRLLKIIDNINAHGGTPTAFAYAEAGAYMLGETTAGVDNSGYNAAVSDVKNSGKYKAPETMPTASIDTSQCSGYGIYFLTDGVPEYGKNASSLNIMKKSLGTNGSSFSCSTASLGGRGSYYNSENNTNNWTCIGEYTKALLDPEKNPLKVSIKTAVVGFGSTMDQATPTGNTKNDILDAQAWGALGKGGFYRGSDSASVVNSVNQFLQVLATNIPSVTTGTATIPVDNLDTQMIQPWVYFPQFDPQPASTAVSWMGNVKKFSSETGVLKDRDNKAVMSKEGILADDVYDFWADPAIIKEITKGSGANAETIRVKLGGTLSKVKLGRTISPFVERKIYTDRAKITISGAESSATTVKKGDLNLLVAKDLYESNATNNFVQDKKRGYLAALFGFDISKTMASALTISTSDTPHTNFKNFITNQNNAKLRQMGAVMHSKPLLITQSGTTSYTAATDTLTYTNRDDLIVFGSTAGLLHVVKAGNNENGYSGGAGEEIFVFAPSELIDKQPQAFLNNKEQAGELHYGIDGPWTAYTEYVTTGTGINPKVTVQGGKQWIYGGLRMGGRSYYALDLSDVTSSGGTPKIKFKIDPSALDAPVALTHMGESWSKPLITWVNWQGKRKLVMVVGGGYDRSYESPDYASEPSKGAGVYIFDADNGKLLWWASKHANNTATESKVDDLKYSVVSQIKAVDRNNDGLTDHFYFGDLGGQLWRIDWGNLSTTGVSGETARVTRLLNLNDGKNSPRFYTTPTFTIHNTVNDKLAVITIGSGDFSSPMSAGVNPNDAVYVIFDKDVTKRNLPVLKPDQLKTRNLVLTDLVKNNKTDSVGIDKNGWYYPLPSKSRILNDHIAIDNDLYVSIFNANEDIDNKSCTGGIRGKSTAQLFCLPYGGKQCFTGKSPDGKDIEYDSEFDLGRGNVGINLGGLKRNRSIILNTVNNLKLKGYQGKTQFISQRWYER
- the gmk gene encoding guanylate kinase, whose amino-acid sequence is MSGLLFVVSAASGTGKTSLVKALLERVSNLHVSVSHTTRGQRPGELNGVHYHFTSKEEFLAQVEEGGFVEYAEVFGNYYGTSQATVKEQLVKGHDVLLEIDWQGAEQVRKIFPDSRQIFILPPSQFDLRQRLSNRGTDSVEVIEHRLSCAVEDMQQYVNFDYLIINDDFNKALHDLESVINANRLTMVQQANRHQGLIEKLISPVSE